DNA sequence from the Marinilongibacter aquaticus genome:
ATTAAGAAACTTTATGATTTTTAAATTTGCCCTGCGAAACTTCAAAAAACGACTGTTTCTCAACCTGATCAAAATCACGGGTTTAAGTCTGGCTTTCGGCAGTTTGCTATTCATTGCTTTGTTTTTGAAAAACGAACTGAGTTACGACAAGTTTTTTCCCGGTTCGGAGCACATTTATCGTCTCAGCCAGACCAATCCTGATTTTTTGGGTGGAAAAGAATTCGCCAGAATCCACAATACACTTTTCTTGCCTTCCCTTTCGGATCAATTTCCAGAAGTGGAAAGCTATGTCCGCCTTGCTCCTTCTTGGAGCAATGTGAAAAAAGACGGAAAAGTCATTCATGTCAATCAAAGCTTCATTTGCGACACTTCTTATTTTCAAGTCTTCGAGACACCCATTCTTTCTGGCCACACCACGGGCACGCACAATGCCCTTTACCTTTCCGAAAGCATGGCCAAACGCCTGTACGGCCATACCGACCCGATAGGACAAACATTGGAGATTCCGCTCAGTCAATACGGTGAAAAAACAGCGGAAATCATGATTTCTGGAATAATGAAAGACAATCCACAAAACAGCCATTTTCATCCCGAAATGCTGTACCTCACAGCCGATCCACAGCAATTCGACAATTGGGCCTACACCTATTTGCGGTTATCGGAAAATGCCGATCCTGAAAAAATAACAAAAGGTTTCAAGGCTTTTTTGGCCAACAGAAACGGTGAAAAAATAGAAGAAGTAAGCACCGCTGCACATTTGCAGAAAATCACTGACATTCACCTCGATTCGCATAAACTGCGGGAGATTGAAACGACCAGCAGCAAAACCAATGTCTATGTATTGGCCCTCAGTGCTCTCATTTTATTGTTTATCGCACTCAGCAATTACATCAGCCTCAATGCGGGCATGGCGAGTTTCAACGACAAATATTTCTACATCAATACATTTCTGGGTTCGTCGGTTTGGACCAACATAAAATACATTCTATCCGAAGGACTCCTAATTCTGGGCTTTTCGGCTGTCCTTAGTCTGTTGCTCGCCATACCGGGATTCCGGCTAATTCAGCAACACTTTTCCATCGACTTATTCGAAGGCAATTCGGCTTTCATCCTGTTGCTCGTCGGTATTTTGGGCATGCTTACCCTTTTTGCTGGCGTGTTACCCGCTTTGGCCACGGTATCGGCAAAAACGCGTCAGAAGCCCTTTTCCAAACAAAAAGGTATACACAAAGGCCTAATCGTACTGCAATACGCCTTTTCTGTGGTGCTCATCGTGGCCGTGATTGTCATTTCGCGACAAACCGATTTCGTACTCAAAAGCAGTTTGGGCAGCCAATCCGAAAACATAATCAGCATCCACAATCCAAAGAGTGGATATCCCGACAGCTCCTTTGAAACTTTCAAAACGGAAGTTGAACACATGAGTACCGTCAAATCCATTTCAGCCATGTTCGAAAAATTCGGTGGTGAAACCAACGACATGTTCCCTTTCGAATTGGAAGGCTTTGTTCCCGATCAATCGGAAACGGACGCCAATGCCGTGCCCGTCTTTGTCTGTGATCACGACTTTATCGATTTCTTCCACATCGAACTGATGGCCGGACAGGATTTCTCCGATACCAACCGCGATCACGATGGCTTGGGTGAGTTCGTCATCAACGAATCTGCTCTGCATTTTTTCAATTACACAAAAGCCGAAGACATTTTAGGGAAAAGTTTCGCGTTCCACGATGTGCCCGGAGGCATAGAAATTCCCAAAGGCAAAATTATCGGCGTAGTGAAAGACTTTTATTTGTCGAATATGAAAAGCAAAGTAAGGCCCCTGGTTTTATTCAAACGAGACGGCCTTTGGCTCAATTCTTTTGTTGTAGAATTTCAGGCCAACGCACAAGAAAAAGGATTGGCCAATATAAAATCCGTTTGGGAAAAGCATTTCCCGAATGAGCTTTTCGATTACCAATACAGCACGGCCGTGTACCGCTCGGTGTACAAAAGCGAATTGCTACAAGCTCGTTTATTGTCCATTTTCACACTCATTTCTTTGTTCATCTGTTCTATGGGTTTGCTCGGACTTTCCTTGCTCATCACCCAGCGAAGAATAAAGGAAGTGGGCATTCGCAAAGTCAATGGAGCCAAGGCTTTCGAGATCATGCGTTTGCTCAATTGGGATTTCATAAAATGGGTGATTTTGGCCTATGTATTGGGCATTCCCGTGGCTTATCTGGCCTTAAGGAAATGGCTTCAGAATTTTGCTTATCAAATCGATCTCGATTGGTGGATTTTTGGAGTCGCTGGCTTGGTTATTGTGGGTATTTCGCTGCTTACGGTAAGTTGGGAAAGCTGGAAAGCCTCAATGACAAATCCTGTAAAAGCCCTGCGATACGAATAACGGAAAGCTCTGGATACGAGTAAAAACCGTCCAAAAACTGGCTTTCTGTAAAAAGTGTTTCAGCTTCCTTTTTTTGTGTTAATGCCCGAAAACCATACAGACTAATTTTGCCCCATAATCATTTAGCATTACAACAATGAAAAAAGTAGTATTAATTACAGGAGCGAGTTCGGGAATGGGAAAATCGACGGCATACATTCTACACGAACAAGGATATACGGTTTACGGTGCCGCCCGACGTACAGAACAGATGAAAGACCTGGAAGAAAAGGGCATGCACATTGTTTCTCTGGACCTTACCCAAGACGAATCGATTGTGAATGCGGTGCACACGGTCTTGGAAAAAGAAGGAAAAATAGACATCTTGATCAACAATGCAGGATACGGCTCGTACGGTGCAGTAGAAGATGTATCATTGGCCGAAGCCAAAAGGCAATTTGAAGTCAACATCTTTGGTTTGGCCCGTATTACGCAACTGATTTTGCCCAGCATGCGTAAGCAAGGTGCCGGACGAATTGTCAATGTCTCTTCGATGGGCGGTAAGATGTACACCCCATTCGGAGCTTGGTATCATGCCACAAAGCATGCCTTGGAAGGCTGGAGCGATTGCTTGCGATTGGAACTGAAAGAGTTTGGTATTGATGTGGTGGTGGTTGAACCCGGCGGCATAAAAACCGAATGGGGCGAAATTGCAGCCGAGCATTTGAAAGAGACTTCTGGAAATGGCCCTTACGCCAGCTTTGCCAATAAAGTAGCTCAAAATTTGGCAAAATCTTATGCAAGCGACAGGCTGACGCCAGTGGATGTTCTGGGTAAAGAAATTGCCAAGGCCGCCACCGACAACAAGCCGAAAATACGCTATGTTAAGGGCTACATGGCCAAACCTGCACTATTTTTAAGGAAATTGTTTAGCGATCGTTTTTTCGACAAATTGATCGTGAGTCAAGTCAAGTAATGATAAAAGCGGATAAAGATGTCGGAAAATATGCAGTATCTCCAATCGGTTAGCCAGTTGCACGGAATGTTCGGCTTCGACAAACCCACCCACCCTTTGATCAGCGTAGTGGATGTGGCCGAATGGGAAATTCCAGAAGCCTATCTGAACCTAAAAATGGTCAGCAACCTCTATTCTATCGGCATGAAAGACAAAAATTGCGGCCTGCAATATGGCCGTAATTCTTATGATTTTGATGAAGGCGTGCTGTTTTTTTCGGCTCCGAGCCAGGTCCATTCGATTACAAAACCGCAAAAGCGAAACGAAGTACAGGGTTGGACGCTTTTCTTTCATCCCGATTTGATTCGGCACACCGCTTTGGGAAAAACCATCGACAAGTATAAATTCTTTTCCTACGATGTACACGAAGCCCTCCATCTTTCCGAAGCCGAACAAAAAACCATTACCGACTGCGTAAACCTGATCAAAAACGAAATTTCGGAACGCATCGACAACCACAGCCAAACCGTTATTTCCACATCTTTGGAGCTCCTTTTGAATCTCTCAATGCGGTATTACGAACGCCAATTCAATACGCGTGCGGCACAAAACACCGATTTCGTCAGTCAGTTTCAATTCCTACTCAAAGACTATTACGAAAGTGGAAAATTCAGCGAAAAAGGTAGTCCTTCGATCGAATACTTTTCCGAAAAAATTCACCTTTCGGCCAATTATTTGAGCGATTTGCTGAAAAAGGAAACAGGACAAAATGCAAAGGAGCAAATTCAGCAATTTATCATCGACAAGGCTAAAACGCTTCTGCTCAGCGAATCGGACTCGGTAAGCGGAATTGCTTATACCTTGGGTTTCAATTATCCGCATTATTTCAGCCGTTTGTTCAAAAACAAAACTGGCATGACACCCCAAGAGTACAGGCAATTGAACTGAATTTGGAAAATAGAAATGCGGATATCGGCTCGCCAAAAAATGAAAATCGTATATTGTGACACAAGTCGCTGATTTTCATCCGAAATGATCAACCCAAACCTCAAAACTATCGCTCAGTCTTTTGGCCTTTTCCTGCTTTTTTCGATTTCAAATCTATATGCTCAGGCTCAAGAAAAACATCTCGAAAAAGAAGATATAGCTCTCGCTGTCGATTCCATTGCCCATAAACTGCAAGCCAATTATGTGTTCCCAAAAGTGGCCGAGGCCATGGCCAAAAAGATAAAGAGCAATTGGCAAAATGCGGCATACAATACCGTGACCGACCCTG
Encoded proteins:
- a CDS encoding ABC transporter permease, which codes for MIFKFALRNFKKRLFLNLIKITGLSLAFGSLLFIALFLKNELSYDKFFPGSEHIYRLSQTNPDFLGGKEFARIHNTLFLPSLSDQFPEVESYVRLAPSWSNVKKDGKVIHVNQSFICDTSYFQVFETPILSGHTTGTHNALYLSESMAKRLYGHTDPIGQTLEIPLSQYGEKTAEIMISGIMKDNPQNSHFHPEMLYLTADPQQFDNWAYTYLRLSENADPEKITKGFKAFLANRNGEKIEEVSTAAHLQKITDIHLDSHKLREIETTSSKTNVYVLALSALILLFIALSNYISLNAGMASFNDKYFYINTFLGSSVWTNIKYILSEGLLILGFSAVLSLLLAIPGFRLIQQHFSIDLFEGNSAFILLLVGILGMLTLFAGVLPALATVSAKTRQKPFSKQKGIHKGLIVLQYAFSVVLIVAVIVISRQTDFVLKSSLGSQSENIISIHNPKSGYPDSSFETFKTEVEHMSTVKSISAMFEKFGGETNDMFPFELEGFVPDQSETDANAVPVFVCDHDFIDFFHIELMAGQDFSDTNRDHDGLGEFVINESALHFFNYTKAEDILGKSFAFHDVPGGIEIPKGKIIGVVKDFYLSNMKSKVRPLVLFKRDGLWLNSFVVEFQANAQEKGLANIKSVWEKHFPNELFDYQYSTAVYRSVYKSELLQARLLSIFTLISLFICSMGLLGLSLLITQRRIKEVGIRKVNGAKAFEIMRLLNWDFIKWVILAYVLGIPVAYLALRKWLQNFAYQIDLDWWIFGVAGLVIVGISLLTVSWESWKASMTNPVKALRYE
- a CDS encoding oxidoreductase, which produces MKKVVLITGASSGMGKSTAYILHEQGYTVYGAARRTEQMKDLEEKGMHIVSLDLTQDESIVNAVHTVLEKEGKIDILINNAGYGSYGAVEDVSLAEAKRQFEVNIFGLARITQLILPSMRKQGAGRIVNVSSMGGKMYTPFGAWYHATKHALEGWSDCLRLELKEFGIDVVVVEPGGIKTEWGEIAAEHLKETSGNGPYASFANKVAQNLAKSYASDRLTPVDVLGKEIAKAATDNKPKIRYVKGYMAKPALFLRKLFSDRFFDKLIVSQVK
- a CDS encoding helix-turn-helix domain-containing protein — its product is MSENMQYLQSVSQLHGMFGFDKPTHPLISVVDVAEWEIPEAYLNLKMVSNLYSIGMKDKNCGLQYGRNSYDFDEGVLFFSAPSQVHSITKPQKRNEVQGWTLFFHPDLIRHTALGKTIDKYKFFSYDVHEALHLSEAEQKTITDCVNLIKNEISERIDNHSQTVISTSLELLLNLSMRYYERQFNTRAAQNTDFVSQFQFLLKDYYESGKFSEKGSPSIEYFSEKIHLSANYLSDLLKKETGQNAKEQIQQFIIDKAKTLLLSESDSVSGIAYTLGFNYPHYFSRLFKNKTGMTPQEYRQLN